A region of the Corticium candelabrum chromosome 4, ooCorCand1.1, whole genome shotgun sequence genome:
CCTCATTCTGTACATTAGCAATATTATTATCACTTGAGTCAAATGAGCTGGAGTAACAAGAAGTACTATTAGTCTTGTCTGGTTAAGAGAATCCACGAGACAAAGCAGTAATGTTTTAGAAACCACTTGGAATCACTTGGTTTGACCATCAGATCCCTGCATCTCGGCTTTCCTGCTCCTTGCGTACGATGACAGTATTTCCAGTGACAAGAGTATACGAAGCCACACATAGAGCAGACATTTCGTTTGTGAGCATCAAGAAAGCTGGCATCTGGAAACGAATGTCTTGTAATATGTTCCACATTTATTTGTTGCCAAAGAGAAGAATCATTGCTGACTACTCTGTCACAAATAGGACACTTACATGTACCGGATCTGGATCTGACAGGATTCAAAGAGCCGAAGTCGTCTTCGTCGTCATCTGAGCACTCGCAGCTGCCATCAATGATTGTTGACTGAGACAAACTGAAGCCATCATAGTTACTAAGCCCAAACAATCGATAACCACTCACTCGTAGTCAAACGACTTGACGTAACGGTTGTAGAGATTCAAAAATATTATTCCTGCAAAACGTCTAGAATTGCTTCAAACTGTGAAGAACAGTGTTAGAGGAAAGGACTAAAGGCTGTTGATTCCTCAATATATAATTGCTGCTGTTATGAATGAAGCGCTGACTCTTCCTATTTTCACAGTTGCTCAAATCTCAACGTCAGTACGTCCTCTTCTTGCTAAAGTTCTTTTTAAAGAATTTCGTCTATGTGCCACTGAAGATGTTCTACACTTTATTCAACGGCGGCCATTTCCCAAGTCTGTTTTATGTGTTCCACCTCAATGCAGAAAAAAGAAGTGTTTCTAGATCAAAAGTGTTCTGACTTCTTGCCTGAAACAGTGGCAGAAAGGAGATTTTATCTTCATGGTTAGCTGCTGGAGCTGAAGCCAGCAATAGTTGTCGAGCTGCTGATGCTGATGTCAGGAAAGGTAATGTGTGTTGTTGCATCAAGTCAGCATGGGAAGGACGTTACGGTGACACTGTACATTCCTTGTTGTCTCAAGGCTGTGCAAGTCACAACGATTCTCAAGCTTTAGATGATCTTACATCTCGACATCCTGATCATGATCTTCTTTTCTGGTCAAACGACATTCCTACTTCTCTGGTGATCGAGAACCGAGATGTTCTCTTAGAGCTTCAGGCCTTTCCAAGAGGTAGCAGCCCAAGTGGATGTCAGCTTAGAGCTCAACACCTGTTGGAATCAATGAGTGGAACAATAGCACCTACAGCCCAATTCTGTTTGAACAATCTCACCTTTCTGATGAATACAGTTAGCCGGAAAGCTATACCTTCTAGTATTACATGAAGATAACATTCAATTCCTTTCAAACTTAATACTTGTGTTGAACAACTGATATCATCATAGAAATACAATTTGAATTAGAACtattatgattaattaaaagccATCTCTATCAGCCACTTAAAGGGAAACTCTCACTAAAATCAACCATCTCTCATATGAAAACTGTCATGTCAtgacaaccctttgcaaccatttactgcagaagttttccgtaacaaagaaataaagcattaaaattacctgcgtgggcgtgtttagtacccatATGTGGCATGAGtgtaactctgattgttggttagcaaggaagactgatacctgtgcacatttcaaggtaaggattgtgagacatatggtgtcaagttgtgatttattgactaaagcaaactaggaccccaaagttatcacacaagtatcaactgtgtcaatacaaccgtggagcctcagaaggagacccttcttagattagttcatagatcatgtctcgctacATTTTGGGTGCGCTAGGAGTAcgtggtatggttaaacctattaaacctaaagtagttacttacAGAGAGTAAGATTTCTGCTACATACAGGAAAttgtctgaacaactcgttgcccattctctgcttctgtggctgtctggaccgtaggtttcctgcaggaagataccaggccttgtatctttctttcaacaagttttagtattttggtgagagttctcctttaaagaCATTGTAATTCATGTGCACTTTGCAGCAAAACTAAGTGACatttaaataactaaatataaaatatgtaatAAGTGAAAAACAAAGCAGGGATGACTGCATACTCTAAGCtagtacttgaagaaataggggtcAAAACTTTAGATGCAGCCAAACTAAGTGACATCCAAATAACTATTATAATTGCAGATgaagatattaatatcaactattcAAACTATGTCAAAATATTAACATGACCAGTAcaagtttgtatgtgcagtttAACTTCAAAAACTGCACATTTGCAGAAGTAGTGTTCAGATATGTTCATACTTAGGCACCAATTTCAAATAATCGGAGCTCTAGTATGACAATTAATTATCTTTTTTCAACTGGGCCACAATTTTTGGCACAATTGGCTTCATCACTATGGAAACGGCAAATAATATTGTAAAAATGGTGCACAAGCAGGTATCAAAATATGCAACAAAGGTTACATtaacaaatgatatgttgctGAATAAGTCAAGTTGAATTTTGACGCAGATGGCGCACACGAGACAGATATCAATATGCAAATTAAGTTTATGTTGCCAAATGTGTCATGTTGCCAAATGTGCCATGTTGCCAAATGGGTCATGTTGCTGAATATGCAACTTAAGTTAAGTTGCCAAATGTGACATGTTGCCAAATGGGTTACGTTGAAGTTGACACAAATGGTGCGCCATACACACTCTTGTCCTGTCCTGTTAAAAAACTACCGTAAAACGGTCACGCTTGCCTCCAAGAGGCAACAAGTCCAATGAATAAACATTGTACTTGCTAGAATTCTAAACATCTGTGAACTGTCAATCCTCCTTTACTTTGGAaccatttgaaacaatttgaaCATTGGATTGCACCCTGTTGTTCCCTTATAggtttccttctttcttcaTACACTTGTGTCTCGCCTTATCACTCTGTCTCCTAAAGGTCCCGGAGCACacctcacacatcacatccctgACTGCCACGGGAGAACATGCCCCATTCTCTCTCTCCAACGTTCCAAACTATCATGACACAATGTACTCCAGCCCGTTCTCGACCTCACAGCCTCATCATACCATTCCTCCTCTGATACTTCAATGTCTTTAAAATCTCTTCTCATcatatctctccatctcttctttGGACTACATCTGGGGCAAGGCTGAGGCAATCAACCAAATAaggttcacacacacacacacgtgtgcaagTACACGTCTtgttaaattcagtcggaTGTTAAAAAGACTGTTAAATACAGTCTGGCATTGAAAAGAACAAGGCATAATAGTGTACTCAATCACTTAGTTGGGTCTAGACTTTTTAACACACGTACCATTCACCCGAACCGTTTTCTTcaatgtactgtacactgttaaattcagtcagaTAGTGCGTGCTAGACGTTAGACAAATGGCCAGTTCTTCGTTAAACTGCAACCAACAGACATCTGCTCTCATTGCTTCTTATGGTCAGATGCAAGGGTTTATTTAGTATTGATAATCCTAGACGAACTCTATTTAAAGCATTAGAAAGACCTTATTCATGGAGTTAACTATAAATGCATGCTATAATACGGACTTAGGTATTTAACACTGAGTAAGATTAGTTCAAGTAGGGTACAATGAAAAAGCTCCCCTTTGTCTAACGCATGCTATTTGAGCGAATTTAATGTACATTGAAGAAACAGTCTGAGGACATGGGATGTGTGTTAACAATTTTACACTTAATCAAGTGATCGAGGAAATTATTCTACATTGTTCTTTTAACACCAGACTGATTTAACAAAGTCGTTTCAATGTCAAACTGAATTTAACACTTTATTCAACGCATGCTATAAAGAATTCAGTTGGTGTTAAAAATAGTATTTTTTAAACATGTATCTTGTTAATAAAAGAAACACTCCACAGAACTGCGCAGCTATAGTGCGCAGCGTAGTACACAGCCGAAATAGCAAGGTCCGGTGATCGAGGGAGTTTTGTGGAAAGTGTTCCTGCGTAGGAATGAGTGCctcgtaaactgttagaacacgatCGACGACAGCGTCCATTGCTTTTaacgccaaagaatctcacaaaacacATATTCTCTCATGTTGCTGGACAGAAATAATCACAGGAACAAAAAGGTCAGTCtctagacagtctgaaagtagcacgacAGTTTCCACCGTTCTTGGAGTGGCGAAAACAACTGAGAGACCATTTCCAGGAATGTGATTGCATCAGTAACActcacgtgatctgatggTGCGCAAAAACGCTTCACTTGACAGATGAGAGTCTTGAAACGACACCATCAGTTCTTATGTTATGAAACGTTCTTAACGTACATCTGTcaggtttgctctgagatagtgcccagatacccaacttggttagtatggaTTTCCCATTAGCGAGCAAAGGCAGAGCCCCAGCTTAGTGCATATCTCTGAAATGCTCTTTTTAACGCATTAAAAGAATCTATTCAACAAGATTTTGTGTTAAAAACTCATTTTAACACTGATTGAATTCTTCACAACATGCTATGAGGAATTTAGTCCGTGTTAAAAAGAGTGTTTTGAACAGCTACTTTGTTAAAAAGACTATTTTTAACACCGACTGAATTCCTCAtaacatatgcacacacacatacaatacCGGCAGACTACTATATGCCTTcactgtgcatgtgcatgcaagcATAACAAAATAAGTACACCATTACTGAACAACAAAGTACAGCATAGAATTTATGAATAGAATTTGACAACACCAAAAACACTTGAATAGTTCATAAAACACACATTTGTAGTAAACCTTTTCTATAGGTAGCACTACTATTGACTCAATTTTCATAGTCCAGACTACAGTGGCCTCCCACATAtatctacacatgcacacacctgAACCTACTCATGCAAAAAATATCAGTAGACTCAGTAAAATGACTAAACAATGAAGGTAGGGagttattgtttgtctgtacagtaGGGTATTAAAACACTTGGTACTAACAAAACTAAAAGACATCACATCATCAACTActgaaacaagcaacaaaaacaTACGTAAAACACTCACCTATTGGCTGAGAGCATTTACCAAGAACTTTAAAGTCAGATGGCTGAATATAGAAACTTCCACACCCACTCTTGTATTCCACCATGTTTTGCGGTACTGTAGCCACTTCTTTGAGGCTTACTCTTTTTCCAGGTACACGTATCACTGAAGGCGAAATGAGTAGAGCATAAGGTATGATGGTATCTGCTATTAGCCGATAGGCATCACTgaaagcacagacacaaaatacaagtttagtATGTAAATCcaccaaaaataaaaaagttgATAACAAGTCAAACCCCTCCATATAAACCGGTATAGCTTTACAGTTAGAGAAGCAGCAAAACCTGACTAAAACACACGTGTACCTACATCAGAACCATTCAATGCCCACTAACTGATTCATATTTTGATACATCAATACCATAGATTTCAAATCAATTTAAATGACATATCAGATGTCCCTAGAAGGCCACCAGCACTCATTCCGTTCCAAATCTAAACCTTTGCAGAATTTACATTCATTGGAAAACAACATTCAATAAAGACGTTAATTCTACTCAACCTAACACTAGTAACTGAAGCAGTGTTTAGACCCTCACTTCCACAGTGTAATGGATATGGATAGTTGCAAGTACCAAATTGGTGTATTACAATCAAGCAGAGTCTTATATAGTAGGTGATATGCTAATGTGTACTATGATAATGACGTAGTCTCGcttagccagaccctttcccgcAGTGTCATACTTTCGGGCGACTAATGATGACGCTGATGATGCTGCTGATGACAGTGACGCTGATGATGCTGATGACCATGACGCTGATGACAATGACGCTCATGATGCTGATGACAATCACGTTGATAATGCTGTgaagacgatgatgatgacgatgatgatgatgatgatgatgatgatgatgatgatgatgatgatggacTGAGTTGTCAATTTTGACAAACCTTCATTATGGCTTTGCCTGTGCCAGAATAGCCGAATACGGGATCCACATACACAACCCAGATCACAGGTATATTGGGTGCTGCAATGGTAGCTAGTTCCCTACTTTTGGAATCGTTTCTTCAGTATCTTAGCCTTACAGCGATTGTCTTCAAATTGTGGACTGCATGTTGATCTCCATAGAGACCTGTCACTACCTATTTTTCACTGTAGAGGATCTTATGGCAAGATTTCAAGTTTGGCTTCAGACTGCCTTTGACTCCTTTCATTTGACCTCCCTGTAACGTGCTCCCTCCTTTAGTTGTCCGTAGAACACAGCAAATATTCTGGATGCTTTTGCTATTCTGTGAGCAACATCCAGAAGCGCTCTTCCATTAGCTTCAACTGTAGACGCAAGATAATGAAAGTCTCTCACAAACTCAACGTCTTCATTTCTATATTGCACTAGACTGTAGTCACTTGGACATACCTTCCTGCCAGTAGCCATCACTTTGGTTTGTGAAAAGTTCAGCAAACCAAAATCTTGACTTGTCTTGGGTATTCAATACAAAGTCACAcataagcacacacacacgaacgcaTGCATGaatgcacacgtacacacacacgtgtgcatacacacacacacacacacacacacacacacacacacacacacacacaccaccaccaccaccaccaccaccaccaccaccaccaccacaccacaccacacgacacacacataccacacaccacaccacacgacacacacataccacacaccacacacacacacacacacacaccacacataccacacacacacacacaccaccaccaccaccaccacacgacacacacataccacacacacacacacacacacacacacacacacacacacacacacacacacacacacacacacacacacactcactcacactcactcacataccacacactcaccacacactcaccacacacacaccacacacacacacacacacacacacacacacacacacacacacaccacacacacacacacacaccacacacaccacgcacgcacacacaccacgcacacacaccacacacacacacacacacacacacacacacacacacacacacacacacacacactacacacacacacacacacacacacacacacacacacacacacacacacacacacacacacacacacacacacacaaaatggcaagtggataaggagctgccgttaaacggtaatgcccccagccagatggctgggttcctgtgcactaagcaggagctatagccatgctaagcaatctcctggagcctggccaggtgctcgcaggagcaccaactgcaacgccaactgtggtgtgggcacctgaaGTTCCACCCGAACCCCAGTGGCGGATGGACTTTGCCGCAGTCAGAGGTCTTTGCCACCctagtcaaagaccaggtactcatttatactcctgagtcgagagaggcaattgtgtgtaagtttcttgcccaaggaagttatgccatagctcaccatcactgtgacttgaacctgcaaccctgtaaggtcccagatgtaacCACTCcataggatgactctctaaccaactaagctatcacacacacacacacacacacacacacacacacacacacacacacacacacacacacacacacacacacacacacacacacaacaccacaccacaccacaccacaccacaccacaccacaccaaacacaccacacacgcacgcacacgcgcgcacacacacacacacacacacacacacacacacacacaacaccacaccacaccacaccacaccacaccacaccacaccacaccaaacacaccacacacacatgcacgcacgcgcacacacacacacacacacgcacgcacgcgcacacacacacacacacacgcacgcacgcgcacacacacacacacacacacacacacacacacagttattatttactattagCTATGTCAGCAAGCTATTTACTATTAAAGTCAAAGTCCCCTGTCTTATTGCTTATGTAATATAATGTCCTTTAGACAAAAGGAATATGCGTTCAAGTGGACTCAAGTACACCCAAAACACAACTGTTATTGCTAACTGAAATAGACACTACAAGTACAGCATATACCACATTCTAATTGACTCCACCCATTaccacaatacactacatcTCCCCCTCCTTAGTTAACTAAGACGGTGTCTCTACATCTATACGTGCACTACAAGTCCAAACGGTGTGAAGGTTTCCTAACACGTGGCGGATTCCTACGTGGCGTCGACAAACTTGTAGGTGCTGGAACACTAGCTTCAGCCTCCTGAGGAAACTCTTGGGGTTGCTCTAACTCCCTGTCCTGATTAGTAGTGGATGGATGTGCAGCTTCTGTGCCTGAACTGACAACTGGCTCCTGGACTGGAGGTAGACTCTGAGTTGAAGGCTCTGGAATGGAAATCAATTCCTCCATTACCACATCAGTAGGTATCCTAGCCTTCAACTGATCAATGTGTCGTTTCCAGAGATAGTTCTCTACTCGAATTTGGTAGGTTACTGGACCTAACACAGAGTCGATAACGctctctgtccatttgttcGATCAATACCTGTAGTCTTGAGCCCAGACAAGATCTCCTGGTTGAAACTGTCTGACTGTGCATGTAATTGCAGGTTCTTTCAACTGCTTGGCCTGCTTCTCTCGCACTGACTCCTCAACGTCCGGTTTTAATAAGAACAGCCTTGTCCTTAGCTGTCGACCCAGGAACAACTCGCTGGGAGAGATCCCAGTAGTCGCATGAGGTAAGAATCTGTAGTGTAACAGGAACCTACAGAGTTTCTGTGACAGAGTTCCTGATTCCTTTTCCATCGATCTGAGTTTGCTCTTGAAAGTCTGCACGGCTCTGTCAACCTGGCCATTACCAGCCGGATGGTAGGTAGCAGACTTGATGTGCTTAATACCATTGATTTTTACAAACTGGCTAAATTCTTCTGACACAAACTGTGGCCCATTGTCCGAGACCAATTGAGTTGGTAGACCATATGAAGCAAACAATCCTCTAGGTACTTCAATAGTAGCtgtcattgttgttgactTCATTTCAATAATTTCTACCCATTTGGAATGTGCATCGACCATCAAAAAGAATATACAACCCATGAACGGACCTGCGAAGTCTACATGAACACGCTGCATTGGCTTGACTGGCCAAACCCATGGATGAACAATGCACTGTGGTGGAGATTTACCTTCCCGCTGACAAGAATGACACCACTTCGCTAATGTCTCGATATCTGAGTCAATCTTTGACCACCATACATGTAACCGAGCAATCGACTTCATCTTCACAATTCCAAGGTGACCTGAATGTAATTCACTCAAAATCTGCTGATGGAGTGCTTGGGGCACTATGACTGTACACCCCACATCAGACAACCACACTCCACAGACAGTTCCTTTTTCTTGCAGTAATAAGGATAAAAGGGTCTGAACGATCCATACTGCTAGGCCACCCCTCATTTGCATAGCAGATAACTTTGGCTAACATCGGGTCCTTACGAACATAAGCAGCCACCTCCTTTGCTGTAATTGGCAATGTCTCTATCTGACACAAGTTAAACAAGCTGGCTTCCGTATTGCTGGTAACTTCTGGGCCACTAACCACAGAAACTAAAGGTAAACGAGAAAGAGCATCCACATTTCCATGGTCTTGAGTCCTCTTAAACTCAATATTATACCGGTATCCTGACAAAATGATAGCCCAACGCTGAAGACGTGCTGCAGCGATGGGCAGAATACCCTGCTTTGCTCCAAAAATAGTGACCAGAGGCTTGCGGTCAGTGACCAAGGTGAAGTACTGGCCA
Encoded here:
- the LOC134178548 gene encoding uncharacterized protein K02A2.6-like, with translation MKSIARLHVWWSKIDSDIETLAKWCHSCQREGKSPPQCIVHPWVWPVKPMQRVHVDFAGPFMGCIFFLMVDAHSKWVEIIEMKSTTMTATIEVPRGLFASYGLPTQLVSDNGPQFVSEEFSQFVKINGIKHIKSATYHPAGNGQVDRAVQTFKSKLRSMEKESGTLSQKLCRFLLHYRFLPHATTGISPSELFLGRQLRTRLFLLKPDVEESVREKQAKQLKEPAITCTVRQFQPGDLVWAQDYRY